The genomic segment GACGACCCGCGGTTCGGCCGCAACGAGGACCGCACGGCCAACCGGGCGGAGCTCCGCCCCCTGCTGGTGGAACGGCTCCGCACCCGTACCCGGATGGAGTGGTTCCGCGACATCATCGCGGCCGGTGTCCCCTGCGGGCCGATCAACACCATCGCCGGCGGTGTGGAATTCGCGCGCGAGGTCGGGCTCGACCCGGTCGTGACGGCCGGCGAGGGCCCGGACGCCGTCCCCTCCGTACGGAACCCGATCACCTTCTCCGGGACACCGCCCGAGTACCGGCTGCCGCCGCCGTCCCTCGACGAGCACGGCGCCGAGATCCGCCGCTGGCTGTCCGCACCGGCCGGCGCGGCCGCCCCCGACGAGGAGTCCCCCGCATGACCGGCACCGACGGTGTCCCCGCCTTCCCGACCTCCCTCGGTACCTCCACGGCCGATGAGATCCGGCTCCTGGGGGAGGACCTCTCCGCCGACCTCATGGGCAAGGTGGGCTTTGGCGAACTCGCCTTCTGGCTGGTCGCGCTGCGCCGGCCCACACCCTCGGAGACACGGGTCTTCGAAGCGGTGCTGGTCGCCCTCGCCGACCACGGGTTCACCCCCACGGCGATCGCCGCCCGGCTGACCTATCTCTCGGCCCCGGACTCGTTGCAGGGGGCGATCGCGGCCGGGCTGCTGGGCGGCGGCTCGCGGTTCCTCGGCGTCACCGAGGACTGCGGCGGCTATCTGCGCGACGTCCTCGACCGGCAGGAGGGCCCGCTCCCCGGGGACGACGCCGGCTGGGACGCCCTCGCCCTCGCCGCCGTCACCCGGACCAGGGAAGCGGGGCAGTACGTTCCCGGCCTGGGACACCCTGTCCACAAGACGCGGGACCCGCGGACCCCGGTGCTGATCGGCATCGCGGAGGAGGAGGGGCTGCGCGGGCCCCACCTGCGGCTCTTCGAGGCCATCGGCCGGGTCCACGAGCAGGTGCTCGGCCGCAGGCTTCCGCTGAACGGCGCCGGGGTGTGCGGCGCGGCACTGGCCGATCTGGGGCTGCCGGTGGAGCTGCTGCGCGGCTTCGCCCTGCTGGCCAGGGCCGCCGGCCTGCTCGGGCAGATAGCCGAGGAACGCCGCCGCCCCATCGGCATGGACGCCTACCTCACCGTCGACCGCAACGCGGTCTACACCGCCCCCTCCGCCGATTCCGGCCCCGACCCGTCGCGCTGAGCCGCCCCGACCCCGAGGAGTACGCCCATGGCCACCGTCGCCGCGGTGATCGCCTCCACCCACCACCCCTTCTACTACCGGGCCAGTACGGCCACCGGCGACGACCGGCCGCCGTTCGCCGACGCCTGGGTCGCCAAGATCGAGGCGTTCCGGGAGACCCTGACCAGGGCACGGCCCGATGTCCTGGTGATGGTGGGCAGCGACCACTTCCACCAGTTGTGGCTGGACAACATGCCGCAGTTCCTGGTGGGCAAGGCACCGTTCTTTGACGCCAACTTCCACAACGAGGAGCGGGAGTTCGGGCTGCCGCGGATGACGCTGCGCGGGGAGGAGCGGCTGGCCGCCCACATTCTCCGCAAGGGCCTGGACGCCGACTTCGACCTGGCGTTCAGCAACGAACTGCGCATCGACCACAGCATCACCTGCCCGATCATCACCCTGCGCCCGCAGGCGGATCTGCCGATCGTCCCGATCTACACCAACATCTTCGCGCCACCGCTGCCGCAGCCCAGACGCTTCGTGCAACTGGGCCGCACCCTGCGCCGGCTGGTGGAGTCCTGGCCCGAGGACAAGCGGGTGGCGATCATCGGCACCGGCCACCTCTCGCTGGAACTGGGCGGCCCCCGCCAGTTCGGCGAGCACGGCCCGGACCCGGAGTTCGACCGGAAGGCGGTCGAGTGGATCGCCAACAGCGACATCGAGGGCTGCCTGTCGGAAGTGACCCTCGACAGTCTCCACCATCCGGGCAACGCCACCCACGGGTTCATGGACTTCATGCTGATGATGGGCGTGGCCGGCGAGGGCGCCAAGGCCGATCACGTCGACACCCTCGACCTCTTTCACACGATGGAGGCGTACTTCACCTGGTATCCGAACGGAGTCCCGGCATGAGCAAGTACCTGCTCGACAAGTTCCTCTACACCGTCGACCGCGACCCCGAACTGGTGGAGCGCTACCGCGAGGATCCCGCCGGGCTGGTGACCTGGTGGGAGGGGGAGATGGCGGGCAAGCTGCTCAACTGCGTCCCGGACGAGCGGACCACGTGGCTGGCGTTCACCGAGGAGGAGCGCCGGGCGCTGCGCGAGCACGATCACGTGGCCCTCTTCGAGATGGGCGCGCACCCCTTTCTGACCCTCACCCTCTTCATCGCGATGTTCGAGCGCGACCACGAGCCGCTGGAGTACCAGAAGGCCTATGGCCGGGCCATGCGGCACATCTCCCTGCCCTACCCGGACATAGCCACCTGATCCGGTGGGCGGGGCCGGCGCGCGGTACGGCGCTCACACCCGGCGCAGCCGGGGGAGTCCGGCCAGAGCGGCCAGCAGCGCCAGGGTCCCGGCCGCGACCGGGGCCCAGTAGGCGCCGGGGGCGCCCCACCGTTCGACGAACTGCCCGCCCGCCGCCGCGCCCGCCGCGATGCCGGTCAGCAGGCCGGTGTAGGCGGTGGTCATGCCCTCGTTGAGCCGGCCGTCCGGGACGAGGCGCTGGACCAGCGACATCCCGGTGACCATCGTGGGGGCCGTGGCCATGCCCGCCACGAACAGCAGCACGGCCAGCAGTGGCAGGCTCCCGGCGGCCGTCAGCGGCAGTGTGCAGACCGTCATCGCCGCCACCCCCGCGGCCAGCCGCACGGCGGGGGACCCCGACAGCCGGAGCGCGCCGAAGGCCAGCCCCGCCACCCCGGAGCCGGCCGCCTGGAGTGCCAGGACGAGACCGGCGGCCGCCGAGCCACCGCCGAGCGTCTGCACGGCCGCGACCGTGGCGACCTCCAGGGAGCCGAAGAGGGCGCCGGTCGCCGCGAACACGAGGAGGAGGGCAGGGAAGCCGGGCGCCCGCAGCGGGCCCCGGGACATGCCGGACGTCCGCTTCCGCACGGGCGGCTCGGTGCCGCGCCGGCCGGCGAAGAGCAGCATGCCGCCGGTGAGGAGAACGGCGGCGGCCAGCAGCCCGGCCTCCGGGAACACCGCCGTGCACAGCACCATCGCGAGCGCGGGGCCGAGCATGAAGCACAGCTCGTCGACGACCTGCTCGAAGGAGTTGGCCGTGTGCCGGGCCTCGGCATCGTCCCCGTGCAGGGCCGCCCACCGGGCCCGGGTCATCGAACCCACGCTCGGAATACCGGCGTTGCCTACGCAGCACAGGAACAGCGCCCAGGCCGGGGCGTCGTACCGGACGCACAGCAGCATCGCGGCCGTCCCCAGGGCGAAGACGAGGGTGGCGGGCACGGCGACCCTCGTCTGCCCGAGCCGGTCCACCAGCCGCCCGAGCAGGGGGCCGGTGACGGCCGTGACGGTGACGTTGACCGCGGAGACGGCACCGGCCAGGGCGTAGGAGTCCCGGACGAGGGCCAGCATGACGACCGTGGAGACCCCGAGCATGGAGGTGGCCAGCCGTCCGGGGAACGCCGCGAGCGTGAAGGCGAGCGCCCCGGAGGGGGCGAAGAGACGCCGGTACGGGGAGAGCGGCCCGGACCGTCCTCCGCTCCTCCGCACCGGCGCGCCGGGATGGCCGGGGCCAGGGCCGGAGCCGCCGCCCCGAACCCCAGCGCCGACGCCCGCCCGGCCGGGGCCCGCCGCGGCCCCACTCGCCGCCCCGCCCGTCCCGGCCCCGCCCGTACCGACCTCCCCCGTCCCGCCATCGCCATCCCCGGCGGTTTCCGGGCCCTCGGCTTCGCCGGTCCGCACCGTGGCACCGGCCGGAACGGTACGGGCCCGGGGCATGGGAGGGACGCCCGGCCGGGACGCCGTCCGGCGGGGCACCACGGGGCGCGAGGCGAGGAAGAGGATCACCCCGTCACGGTGGCGCCCGGCGTCCGCCGGGGTCCAACACTTTCTCGCTC from the Streptomyces xinghaiensis S187 genome contains:
- a CDS encoding citryl-CoA lyase — encoded protein: MTGTDGVPAFPTSLGTSTADEIRLLGEDLSADLMGKVGFGELAFWLVALRRPTPSETRVFEAVLVALADHGFTPTAIAARLTYLSAPDSLQGAIAAGLLGGGSRFLGVTEDCGGYLRDVLDRQEGPLPGDDAGWDALALAAVTRTREAGQYVPGLGHPVHKTRDPRTPVLIGIAEEEGLRGPHLRLFEAIGRVHEQVLGRRLPLNGAGVCGAALADLGLPVELLRGFALLARAAGLLGQIAEERRRPIGMDAYLTVDRNAVYTAPSADSGPDPSR
- a CDS encoding extradiol ring-cleavage dioxygenase — encoded protein: MATVAAVIASTHHPFYYRASTATGDDRPPFADAWVAKIEAFRETLTRARPDVLVMVGSDHFHQLWLDNMPQFLVGKAPFFDANFHNEEREFGLPRMTLRGEERLAAHILRKGLDADFDLAFSNELRIDHSITCPIITLRPQADLPIVPIYTNIFAPPLPQPRRFVQLGRTLRRLVESWPEDKRVAIIGTGHLSLELGGPRQFGEHGPDPEFDRKAVEWIANSDIEGCLSEVTLDSLHHPGNATHGFMDFMLMMGVAGEGAKADHVDTLDLFHTMEAYFTWYPNGVPA
- a CDS encoding MFS transporter, which encodes MRRSGGRSGPLSPYRRLFAPSGALAFTLAAFPGRLATSMLGVSTVVMLALVRDSYALAGAVSAVNVTVTAVTGPLLGRLVDRLGQTRVAVPATLVFALGTAAMLLCVRYDAPAWALFLCCVGNAGIPSVGSMTRARWAALHGDDAEARHTANSFEQVVDELCFMLGPALAMVLCTAVFPEAGLLAAAVLLTGGMLLFAGRRGTEPPVRKRTSGMSRGPLRAPGFPALLLVFAATGALFGSLEVATVAAVQTLGGGSAAAGLVLALQAAGSGVAGLAFGALRLSGSPAVRLAAGVAAMTVCTLPLTAAGSLPLLAVLLFVAGMATAPTMVTGMSLVQRLVPDGRLNEGMTTAYTGLLTGIAAGAAAGGQFVERWGAPGAYWAPVAAGTLALLAALAGLPRLRRV